The Labrus mixtus chromosome 18, fLabMix1.1, whole genome shotgun sequence DNA segment AAAAAGTAAGATTGGCGATGGTAAAACGCGCAGCACAGCTCCAGCCCCGTAGTTGGTCAGCCAGCAAAGGGGGAGCTTACAGTACTTTTACAATATGATCAAGGTCAGAAAAATAAAGTCCACTAATACAAATGTGTGgatagctagatagatagatcctttattaatcccgagGGAACTTCAAAAAGTATTAAACACAAATGACAACCCATCAACAGCCACAAAACATGACAAGACTACTTATGTCACTTTATATGCACTTTGATTTGGCTAAAGTTACTTTAATGGCTAAGTATTAGGCTACAAGAAGTCACGACGCTGTTTTTAGTACTTACCGTATTTGAGATCATCAGCCAGTGAAGGGGGACGGAGCAGACAATCTCAGATTTCTATAGTTACCACCACCGCCACACGAGGGCGCTGATGTCACACAAAAGAGGAGCCGTGCATAGTTGGAGATAAAAGATACAACTGTCTTTTAAATCTATATCTCAGAGGAAtgagatcacaagacaactttACAGAAAATTAAAGGGACACTGAGTGAACACAACAATACATTTTGACGAACTTCAATAATCTACAATAAGCCTGTAACACACGGCGCTTCTCTTTATTTAATGTTGACTTTCTGGTGTATGATTAATTTAAATCACTCCTTGCAATTTCCTTTAGCAGAAGGATTTTGTCCAATGTAAGTCTAAGGGTTAGTACAACacaagcattgtttttttttatagcctaaaaaaatgtacatttttgagAAATTTTGGTTGCAGAAACTgcaagtggcaacctctggtgtgaCACATAAAGCCGATGTGAGAGTTCAAAAATGTCGGCCAGTAAAGAGAAACTGTGATTTCAGTTCTTCTGCTTATCATGTCCATTGTCCCTGTTTGTGTCAATTTACTTTTACAATGAGcatgatgaacatgaacatgttAACATCCTGCTACAAAATCATTTTGGTCTAATTACTTTCAGCACAGCAGTGCTTTTTAGATCAGTGCTTATATCCATGATGCTAACCTGCAAACAATGAAATGCTTTCATGCTTATGTTTGGCTTGCATGATAATCTCCATGTTCACCATCTTAGGtgtagcatgttagcatgctagcgtGATAAGATTGTCTGATTGACTGTACTTTGTGCAGCTCAAACTGATATAATAGgcatatatatagtatatatatattttagtttCCCTTAATAAAGTCACAGTATCAACAAAGCTCTGAGCACCACTACAGGGAACGTCAGAAGAACATTAGAATAAAAAGGTTTAATCGTTAATCAAAGTTAACCATCTGTCTGTCACCTTGCAGCATACACATTAAACGTTTCATTAGTTTATACATTGTGACTTTCAGAAGATATAATTTACTCCCAGccttacaaaagaaaaaacacaattcatctttctttttactTAAAACATGTCCCTAAAATTAAGTAGATCATGCTGGTCATTTTATTCAAAGTTATCTAAAGACATACAGACAATTGTCTTTACATCAAATGCTAACTTGACCTGCTAATCACTAAAAGCATACTTCTTTGAAACTTTGTatgtttatatttctttttttaatattgacGACATAGTTTTTAACGTCAGCActattacaattctacaattcacttagcagacactgagaaaaaaaggaaccaaTGTCAGtacaaacgatcagctttgagtccgactGGACACACAGATGCTGACAGGCAATGCACAGAGGCGGAGCCCAACATCGACGGACAGTTCTTGATAACTCTAATCAAtttagaaaccatcttaaaaacatcgttatcaaacaaaaccatcgtcaacatcatcatcatcatcaataatatccaaaccatcgtcatcatcatcattaagggcGTAGGTATTCATGAGAGAGCTGGCGCttaagctttttcttaaaggtgcagagggactctgtagatcgaatggagtttggtagtttgttccaccaccatAGAAATTGTGGTAGGTAGACTATAGAAAACTAgctttaaaaatgcagaaacatCTGCATATGTCCACTACATAgatgctttgttttaatatgGTGTAGGCTGTGTGATGTACACAAAGTGCATGTGGAGACCGTTCTCCCACGTTAACCCCATGCAAAGTGTTTTGTGGATTATAAACAAAGAATGACAATGAAGAAGAACACTAAGGTAACAGCTGAAAAGGATTCAGACACATTCTTTTTGACAGCAGGGAAAGAAGTGTTCTGTTATAcgttatatacagtatgtaattTCAAATAAGACATGATCTCATTTCGAGGAACTTAATAACAAGGTTGCTTTACTCTCAGCAATTATTACTAATAAGGCCTTACAAGGAATTACAAGGAATTCAGGCCTTTTTTGAGGTTGTAGTAGTTTTAAGGCAATTGATTTATCTGGAGTTGACATTAAGAGTAATAATAAGATATAATCGTAATAAGTTAGACAAAACCACTCCATTGCGTTAAAAAATCACCACAGGCTTAATCTGCTCCGGTCTGTTGATGTAGGTGGACACGACTGAGCGTTGGAATGTGGTCATATCTGACCCTCTGCGAGTGTGTCTAGTCCTCCTGTAGATGGCGCTAACTTTCCTCCTAAAGTACTGCCCTGAGAAGACGTACAGCAGTGGATTGAGGGTGCTGTTGAGAAAGGCCAGGTACACTGAAACCTGGCCTCCTATATCCAGCGTGTGGAACCACAGCTCCTCATCCACCACTTGGATGTCACAGAGTATGTCGAGGAAGGTGAACACTTGGAAGGGACCCCAACAAATCAGGAATAGTAGTGTGACGGCATACACCAGCAGTGTGgcctttgtgtctttaatgtcgTGAAAAGCTACACGCTCCCTCCGCTGAGCCAAACGTATGATTATTCTCCCGCTGCAGATCACAATGACCAGGACAGGCAGGACAAAGCCCACCAcgttcatcagaatctgatggGCCAGCTTCAAGGAGCTGCGGTGACTATATTCCAGTACACAGGCTGTCGTTTTATACTCCTCCAAGAAGATTACCTTTCTGTGAACCATGGTGGGAGTGCTCAATATGAACCCAAGTATCCACAGGATGAAGCAGATGACCTTGGCGTAGAGCGTCCGTCTCAGCCGTCTTGCCTTCATGGTTCTAACTATAGCCAGGTAGCGGTCCACACTAATCATCACAAGGGTGTAAATGCTTGTGTAGATATTTACAACGATGACGGAGTTGACCATTTTGCATAAGAAATCCCCGTAAGGCCAGTTGTATTGGTTGAGGATGCTCATCGCCCAGAAGGGGAGGCTACACAGGAGGATAAAGTCAGCCAGCGCCAGGTTACTCAGGTAGATCTCTGCTACAGTCAGTCGATCCCTGTGGGCGAAGAAAACCCCCAGGACGAAGCTGTTGAAGACGAGGCCTAGCAGGGAGAGGGTGAAGATGTACGGGGGGATGATGGTGTGGACCATATCCCAGTCAGCTGCGATTGGAGACTCTGATGCGTTGGGTGGCAGAGGCGCACTGCTGTTGTCAGACCACAGCGTTGCCATGAGTACAAGCTTGACTTCCTCCATGTACTGGAAAACAAAGAATACACATAGTTCTTCATTAAATTTCTATTTTTGATCGCAGTCTGTGACTAATTGATGATCTGTGAAGCATATTATGTCCAGTTTACAGTATTTCTttcagtccctctgaaccttcGTCAAGTGTGTTCAGATGGactgaaacgttgtgatttttttcctagTAACTTGTTGGTGATGCCAAGCAAGactagtgtgcaggatttttttcttttcaatgtgatAGTTTGGTGTCCTACGCACCTACTTCATGAGATAATTGGATGTGCCAGCACCTCCTTTAAAAGATTATTACACACAATAAaacgtgttttaaaatgataaatcaaCGATAAAAATGTTGCCAGTGACCTGTTTACAGGCTCTGAATTCCACTGAAGAAAACTGGAAACCATAGCAAGTATTTCATAAACAGTTTATTATTATAGTAGGTCTGAACTTTTGGTTTATTGTATCCATGCATCTAAATCATTTCATGGCAATTATAATATAAAGGCTGGAATCCACCTTCATTATTTCTCAATGTTCTGAGTTCAGGACTACACATCATAAGACTATATCATACCTTTTTTGTacgcctgaaaaaaaaacaaaaaaaacaggccgTATGATGAAAAGTTCTTACCTTGTAttgagtgaaaatgttcatcctATATGGTCAAAATGCTactgaaaggaggagagaggaaggcagAACTGCGAGGAGCCTTTTTGTATACACTTCCCTCTTCTTCCACACCCTCGTACAAGTAGCTGAATCTATCAACTTGTTTATGAAAGCGTCAAGTTAAAGCCCATGCTCATGCAACGGGACACTGCAATGCACACAGTGTTTTTACATGATCATAACAACATTCCTCGAGGTTGAAGTTCATGCTCTGGTGCAGTTGATATGAATGTGGAACACATGGTAGTTATTTATACAATTAACAGGATCATACGTATCCCTTGTATGCCTTTTTCCGGTCAATGATACTAGAACACATCAAGACACATTAAAGCGGTTTTCACTTACgtactcctgaaaatatctcgaTCATTCCAGGAAgactgctctggagattctcctgacctggtgCTATAATGCACAtaatgcacctcacagtgggagactatccctgtcagacattagggggtggggggggagggggggtctgccgaggtaagatgtgacgtaaaaaaaacaaaacgatgCGGAAATAGCGGCCAAAGCAACGGAATCTGCTTTaagacgctataatgagaatatttgcctttatatcaatgctatgtgtagtccaatggaatgacaacatcaacacaagagcagagaacaacatactggctaactgaaatcacactgcagctgctgtggtgTTGGCCTAcagaagaagctgcagcacCTTCCTTCTTATTCTCTGGTGAGTTGAGGAATTTGAAGCTCAGGAAGCCGTAtagagttttctgcaagtgtaaaAGCCCTAGAAGATATTCTGAGAGGAAATCTGGCTTTTACTCATCCTTGTCATGATTTGTCCTTGTTTGGATTTATACTTGGTTAATTTCGGTGCTTAgaattcatttcctgttttattttttattcatcccTCGTGTTGCTTTAATCCCTGTGTAATCTCTGGCATCATTTCTAGTGCTgcttgttttgtcatttcttatcctcgtgtttctcttttccctgtgtttgtgtgtgtgtgtgtgtgtgtgtgtgtgtgtgtgtgtgtgcatttctagTCTCGTCTTTGGTGTTTCCTGTCTTATTTTGTAATTCTTGTCCCCAGTTTTCTTCtcttgtcttacttcctgtCTAGTTTCCCGCCGCtctgattgccctgattgtcttcacctgtgtcgttagtctttCTTATTCATTTCATATTCTAATATCAATTCCTTTATTTTATACCACTCTGTTGTACAGGAGCAACGGTAACATTAGTTAGACGAATGATCCCTCGGTACACTGGGCTCCTTATCTACCATCTAAGGCTAAACCAGCACCCCAACCCAACACTAAAACTCTGATGCAACACTAAAATTTACTAAAATGTACTTTTTCCCAGAAATATCACTCTTGAGatctaaacaacaaaaacatgtagcATTTTGCATCACAACAGATGACTGCAcagtttaacctttttttttttttttttttagctttcttgATGAAGAAGGAATAATATTGTTATTACAGCTTGTCTTGCAGTCTTGTCTCGAAgacttgaaaaataaaagaaagaaggcATTTGTGTtcaaaaaaatccttaaaggATGTTAAGAAGAAAAATGCTATTGTTCGTTTTTTTTGCTGGAAACTTGCCTCTGTGGGTGAAGATGGACTTGAACTCGCTGTATTCTCATTTtatttagttaaataaaaatt contains these protein-coding regions:
- the bdkrb1 gene encoding B1 bradykinin receptor — translated: MNIFTQYKYMEEVKLVLMATLWSDNSSAPLPPNASESPIAADWDMVHTIIPPYIFTLSLLGLVFNSFVLGVFFAHRDRLTVAEIYLSNLALADFILLCSLPFWAMSILNQYNWPYGDFLCKMVNSVIVVNIYTSIYTLVMISVDRYLAIVRTMKARRLRRTLYAKVICFILWILGFILSTPTMVHRKVIFLEEYKTTACVLEYSHRSSLKLAHQILMNVVGFVLPVLVIVICSGRIIIRLAQRRERVAFHDIKDTKATLLVYAVTLLFLICWGPFQVFTFLDILCDIQVVDEELWFHTLDIGGQVSVYLAFLNSTLNPLLYVFSGQYFRRKVSAIYRRTRHTRRGSDMTTFQRSVVSTYINRPEQIKPVVIF